Proteins co-encoded in one Actinomadura luteofluorescens genomic window:
- the ccsB gene encoding c-type cytochrome biogenesis protein CcsB: MSNADLANLSDKLMLTTVVMYIIALVAYAADMGFGRRRAVEAVPAAEAELKSGAKVLVGAAGAESAADTSDPAGAAGSAGAAGEGSERSRVDWIRLAVLLNVLGWGAQLGVLITRGLAANRWPWGNMYEFLTAISFAAVTAFMVVMFRYKARFLGAFVMAAAVVALGVANIWLYDSVGPVSPALNSYWIAIHVTAAIIATGAFTVAGAATILYLLKERAESRGGVAAGGVLSRVPSVEALDRLSMRVTMFAFPIWTAAIIMGAIWADQAWGRYWGWDPKEIWSFVTWIIYAAYLHARATAGWKGRKAAILSLVAFAALLFNFFGVNYMFSGLHSYA, from the coding sequence GTGAGCAACGCCGACCTCGCGAACCTGAGCGACAAGCTCATGCTGACCACCGTCGTGATGTACATCATCGCGCTGGTGGCCTACGCCGCCGACATGGGCTTCGGCCGCCGCCGCGCGGTGGAGGCCGTCCCGGCCGCCGAGGCCGAACTGAAGAGCGGGGCGAAGGTGCTGGTGGGCGCCGCCGGGGCCGAGTCCGCGGCCGACACCTCGGACCCGGCCGGTGCTGCGGGCTCCGCCGGGGCCGCGGGCGAGGGGTCCGAGCGCTCCCGGGTCGACTGGATCCGGCTCGCCGTCCTGCTGAACGTGCTCGGCTGGGGCGCGCAGCTCGGGGTGCTCATCACCCGCGGGCTCGCCGCGAACCGGTGGCCGTGGGGGAACATGTACGAGTTCCTCACCGCCATCTCGTTCGCCGCCGTCACCGCGTTCATGGTCGTCATGTTCCGCTACAAGGCGCGGTTCCTCGGCGCGTTCGTCATGGCCGCCGCGGTCGTCGCCCTCGGCGTCGCCAACATCTGGCTGTACGACTCGGTGGGCCCGGTCAGCCCGGCGCTGAACTCCTACTGGATCGCCATCCACGTGACCGCCGCGATCATCGCGACCGGCGCGTTCACCGTCGCGGGCGCCGCGACGATCCTGTACCTGCTGAAGGAGCGGGCCGAGTCGCGCGGCGGCGTCGCGGCGGGCGGCGTGCTGTCGCGCGTCCCGTCGGTGGAGGCCCTGGACCGCCTCTCGATGCGGGTCACGATGTTCGCCTTCCCGATCTGGACGGCCGCGATCATCATGGGCGCCATCTGGGCCGACCAGGCATGGGGCCGCTACTGGGGCTGGGACCCCAAGGAGATCTGGTCCTTCGTGACCTGGATCATCTACGCCGCCTACCTGCACGCCCGCGCCACCGCCGGGTGGAAGGGCCGCAAGGCCGCGATCCTCTCGCTGGTCGCGTTCGCGGCGCTGCTGTTCAACTTCTTCGGCGTGAACTACATGTTCTCCGGCCTGCACTCTTACGCCTGA
- a CDS encoding BldC family transcriptional regulator, with the protein MESTSERLLTPGEVAALFRVDPKTVTRWAAAGRISSIRTPGGHRRFRESEVHALLRGEEPVAEHSAH; encoded by the coding sequence GTGGAAAGCACGAGCGAGCGCCTGCTGACTCCAGGAGAGGTCGCCGCCCTCTTCCGGGTCGACCCGAAGACGGTCACCCGGTGGGCCGCCGCGGGCCGGATCAGCAGCATCCGCACTCCGGGAGGCCACCGGCGCTTCCGCGAGTCCGAGGTGCACGCGCTGCTGCGCGGCGAGGAGCCCGTCGCCGAGCACTCGGCCCACTGA
- a CDS encoding threonine ammonia-lyase — MPHTTPGVKVDACIALGAEVVYVEPTSRARAETAGKLAAAHGFTLVPPYDDARIIAGQGTVGLEIVQDRPDVDVVLVPVGGGGLISGVSAAVRALRPEARIVGVEPELAADARDSMAAGRPVEWAAEETGRTVADALRVQRVGDLPYAHMRAHVDGVITVTEDEIRQAMRRLARETRLVAEPGGAVATAAFLYHRAELPEGRTFVSILSGGNVDPALFLDVLGPPRGEDGQDRG, encoded by the coding sequence ATGCCGCACACCACCCCGGGCGTGAAGGTCGACGCGTGCATCGCGCTCGGCGCCGAGGTCGTCTACGTCGAGCCGACCTCCCGGGCCCGCGCCGAGACCGCGGGCAAGCTCGCCGCCGCGCACGGCTTCACCCTGGTCCCGCCCTACGACGACGCGCGGATCATCGCCGGTCAGGGCACCGTCGGGCTGGAGATCGTCCAGGATCGCCCGGACGTGGACGTGGTGCTCGTCCCGGTCGGCGGCGGCGGCCTGATCTCCGGCGTGTCCGCCGCGGTCAGGGCGCTGCGCCCGGAGGCGAGGATCGTCGGCGTCGAGCCGGAGCTCGCCGCGGACGCCCGCGACTCGATGGCGGCGGGGCGTCCGGTCGAGTGGGCGGCGGAGGAGACCGGCCGCACCGTCGCCGACGCGCTGCGCGTCCAGCGGGTCGGCGACCTGCCGTACGCGCACATGCGCGCCCACGTGGACGGCGTCATCACGGTCACCGAGGACGAGATCCGGCAGGCGATGCGCCGCCTCGCCCGCGAGACCCGCCTCGTCGCCGAGCCGGGGGGCGCCGTCGCCACCGCCGCCTTCCTCTACCACCGCGCGGAACTGCCCGAAGGCCGCACCTTCGTGTCGATCCTGTCCGGCGGCAATGTCGACCCTGCCCTGTTCCTGGACGTGCTGGGCCCACCCCGGGGGGAGGACGGTCAGGACCGGGGATAA
- a CDS encoding DUF4229 domain-containing protein, with translation MRSVILYTLARAAIFAVTAGVLALFGARGFLLLLLALLISGVVSYVLLSAQRDRMSAVVTRGVRSQREKFEKSVAKEDAPRGRAE, from the coding sequence ATGCGTTCCGTCATCCTCTACACCCTGGCCCGGGCCGCGATCTTCGCGGTCACCGCGGGGGTGCTCGCGCTGTTCGGGGCCCGCGGGTTCCTGCTCCTGCTGCTGGCGCTGCTGATCAGCGGCGTCGTCAGCTACGTCCTGCTGTCCGCGCAGCGCGACCGGATGTCCGCCGTCGTCACGCGGGGCGTGCGCTCGCAGCGCGAGAAGTTCGAGAAGTCGGTCGCCAAGGAGGACGCCCCGCGCGGCCGCGCGGAGTGA
- a CDS encoding demethylmenaquinone methyltransferase yields MTRASLDKQPADVAAMFDGTAERYDLMNSLMTGGQDRRWRREVVRALEARPGERVLDLAAGTGTSSVPFAEAGADTVACDFSLGMLRVGVRRQANVTGLRFVAGDALRLPFADGSFDAVTISFGLRNVADTGLALRELRRVARPGGRLVICEVSHPPNALLALGHKAHLRYGLPLLARVSSNPDSYRYLAESTLAWPDQAGLARLIQDAGWGEVRWRDLTFGVVALHHAVNPSVKPA; encoded by the coding sequence ATGACCCGCGCTTCACTCGACAAGCAGCCCGCCGACGTGGCGGCGATGTTCGACGGCACCGCCGAGCGGTACGACCTGATGAACTCGCTGATGACCGGCGGCCAGGACCGGCGGTGGCGGCGGGAGGTCGTCCGGGCGCTGGAGGCGCGGCCGGGTGAGCGTGTCCTCGACCTCGCGGCCGGCACGGGGACCTCGTCCGTCCCGTTCGCCGAGGCCGGGGCCGACACGGTCGCGTGCGACTTCTCGCTCGGCATGCTGCGCGTCGGGGTGCGCCGCCAGGCGAACGTCACGGGCCTGCGGTTCGTGGCCGGCGACGCGCTGCGGCTGCCCTTCGCGGACGGCTCCTTCGACGCCGTCACGATCTCCTTCGGGCTCCGCAACGTCGCCGACACCGGGCTGGCGCTGCGCGAGCTGCGCCGGGTCGCCAGGCCCGGCGGGCGGCTGGTGATCTGCGAGGTGAGCCACCCCCCGAACGCGCTGCTGGCGCTCGGCCACAAGGCGCACCTGCGCTACGGGCTGCCGCTGCTGGCGCGGGTCAGCTCCAACCCCGACTCCTACCGCTACCTTGCCGAGTCGACGCTCGCCTGGCCCGACCAGGCGGGGCTGGCACGGCTCATCCAGGACGCGGGATGGGGCGAGGTGCGCTGGCGCGACCTCACGTTCGGCGTGGTGGCCCTGCACCATGCCGTCAACCCGTCCGTCAAGCCTGCTTGA
- a CDS encoding geranylgeranyl reductase family protein — MTDSTRHADVIVVGAGPAGSSTAYWLAQAGLDVFLLEKATFPRDKICGDGLTPRAVRALIGMGVDINDPGWGRNKGLRIYGGGVKVELPWPELASFPDFGLVRKRTDLDQLLAEHAAKAGAQLLQGCNVTGPIVDERTDRITGVTAEYEGEELEFHAPLVVAADGNSTRLSLAMGLRRREDRPMGVAVRRYFQTPRHDDDYMEAWLELWDGQRLLPGYGWVFGVGDGTSNVGLGLLNTSKAFQSVDYRGMLKSWCAQMPEDWQFDEEHATSKIRGAALPMGFNRQPHYTRGMLLVGDAGGMINPFNGEGIDYALESGRLAADIMVQALARRTPAQRERTLYEYPRILKDDHGGYFTLARVFVQAIGDPRVMKFLTAHGLPHPTLMRFTLKLLANLTDPKGGDAMDRVINAMQKVAPAA, encoded by the coding sequence GTGACCGACTCCACCCGACACGCGGATGTCATCGTCGTCGGGGCGGGCCCCGCCGGATCGTCGACCGCCTATTGGCTCGCGCAGGCCGGCCTGGACGTCTTCCTGCTGGAGAAGGCCACCTTCCCGCGCGACAAGATCTGCGGCGACGGCCTCACCCCGCGGGCCGTCCGGGCGCTCATCGGCATGGGCGTCGACATCAACGACCCCGGCTGGGGACGCAACAAGGGCCTGCGCATCTACGGCGGCGGCGTCAAGGTCGAGCTGCCCTGGCCCGAGCTCGCGTCCTTCCCCGACTTCGGCCTCGTCCGCAAGCGCACCGACCTCGACCAGCTCCTCGCCGAGCACGCCGCCAAGGCCGGCGCTCAGCTCCTGCAGGGCTGCAACGTGACGGGCCCGATCGTCGACGAGCGCACCGACCGCATCACCGGGGTCACCGCCGAGTACGAGGGCGAGGAGCTGGAGTTCCACGCGCCCCTGGTCGTCGCCGCCGACGGCAACTCGACCCGGCTGTCGCTCGCCATGGGGCTGCGGCGCCGCGAGGACCGGCCCATGGGCGTCGCGGTCCGCCGCTACTTCCAGACCCCCCGCCACGACGACGACTACATGGAGGCGTGGCTGGAGCTGTGGGACGGCCAGCGCCTCCTGCCCGGCTACGGCTGGGTGTTCGGCGTCGGCGACGGCACCTCCAACGTCGGCCTCGGCCTGCTCAACACCAGCAAGGCGTTCCAGAGCGTCGACTACCGCGGCATGCTCAAGAGCTGGTGCGCGCAGATGCCGGAGGACTGGCAGTTCGACGAGGAGCACGCGACCTCCAAGATCCGCGGCGCGGCGCTGCCGATGGGCTTCAACCGGCAGCCGCACTACACCCGCGGGATGCTGCTCGTCGGCGACGCCGGCGGCATGATCAACCCGTTCAACGGCGAGGGCATCGACTACGCCCTGGAGTCCGGCCGGCTGGCCGCCGACATCATGGTCCAGGCGCTCGCCCGCCGCACCCCCGCGCAGCGCGAGCGGACCCTCTACGAGTACCCGCGCATCCTCAAGGACGACCACGGCGGCTACTTCACCCTCGCCCGCGTGTTCGTCCAGGCGATCGGCGACCCGCGGGTCATGAAGTTCCTGACCGCGCACGGCCTGCCGCACCCGACGCTGATGCGCTTCACGCTGAAGCTCCTCGCGAACCTCACCGACCCCAAGGGAGGGGACGCGATGGACCGCGTCATCAACGCGATGCAGAAGGTGGCGCCGGCGGCATGA
- a CDS encoding NADH-quinone oxidoreductase subunit A: MDLYIPIIVLGVLAFAFAAGSVAMAALTGPKRWNRARLDAYECGIEPTPQPVGGGRFPIKYYLTAMLFIVFDIEIIFLYPWAVAFDRMGLFGLVEMVLFIVTVLVAYAYIWRRGGLEWD, translated from the coding sequence ATGGATCTCTATATTCCGATCATCGTGCTGGGGGTGCTCGCCTTCGCCTTCGCCGCCGGCTCGGTGGCGATGGCCGCGCTCACGGGGCCCAAGCGCTGGAACCGCGCCCGCCTGGACGCCTACGAGTGCGGTATCGAGCCGACCCCGCAGCCGGTCGGCGGCGGGCGCTTCCCGATCAAGTACTACCTGACGGCGATGCTGTTCATCGTCTTCGACATTGAGATCATCTTCCTTTACCCCTGGGCGGTCGCGTTCGACCGGATGGGGCTCTTCGGCCTTGTCGAGATGGTTCTTTTCATCGTCACCGTCCTCGTGGCGTACGCCTACATCTGGCGGCGCGGCGGTCTGGAGTGGGACTGA
- a CDS encoding NuoB/complex I 20 kDa subunit family protein, whose translation MGLEEKLPSGFLLTTVEQVAGWARSSSMWPATFGLACCAIEMMATGDPRHDFSRWGMERASATPRQADLMIVAGRVSQKMAPVLRQIYDQMTEPKWVIAMGVCASSGGMFNNYAIVQGVDHIVPVDIYLPGCPPRPEMLLDAILKLHDKVQNSKLGPQRAKQIAELEEAKRRRLPLLGQGA comes from the coding sequence ATGGGTCTAGAGGAGAAACTCCCCAGCGGCTTCCTGCTGACCACGGTCGAGCAGGTCGCGGGGTGGGCGCGCAGCAGTTCGATGTGGCCGGCGACGTTCGGCCTCGCGTGCTGCGCGATCGAGATGATGGCGACGGGCGACCCCCGGCACGACTTCTCCCGGTGGGGGATGGAGCGCGCCTCGGCGACGCCGCGCCAGGCCGACCTGATGATCGTCGCGGGCCGGGTGAGCCAGAAGATGGCGCCGGTGCTGCGGCAGATCTACGACCAGATGACCGAGCCGAAGTGGGTCATCGCGATGGGCGTGTGCGCCTCGTCCGGCGGCATGTTCAACAACTACGCGATCGTGCAGGGCGTGGACCACATCGTCCCGGTGGACATCTACCTGCCCGGCTGCCCGCCGCGGCCGGAGATGCTGCTGGACGCGATCCTCAAGCTGCACGACAAGGTCCAGAACAGCAAGCTCGGGCCGCAGCGCGCCAAGCAGATCGCCGAGCTGGAAGAGGCCAAGCGCCGCCGGCTGCCGCTGCTGGGACAGGGGGCCTGA
- a CDS encoding NADH-quinone oxidoreductase subunit C, protein MSSQNPEQRAEQGADKLPAQTEEERREQPVARKGMFGARTTGDTSGYGGLVIRQSPKVSAQRPYGGPGGAAEAGEFDEVADELERAYPHFGDAVERVVVDRGEITFFVRREHLLEVARTMRDEPSLRFEMCSGVSGVHYPKDEGAELHSVVHLLSITHNRRVRLEVTCPDADPHVPSLVPVYPTSDWHERETYDFFGIVYDGHPALTRIEMPDDWVGHPQRKDYPLGGIPVEYRGAEIPPPDERRSYV, encoded by the coding sequence GTGAGTTCGCAGAACCCTGAGCAGCGGGCCGAGCAGGGCGCCGACAAGCTCCCCGCGCAGACCGAGGAGGAGCGCCGCGAGCAGCCGGTCGCCCGCAAGGGCATGTTCGGCGCGCGGACCACCGGCGACACCTCCGGCTACGGCGGGCTCGTCATCCGGCAGAGCCCGAAGGTGTCCGCGCAGCGCCCCTACGGCGGGCCCGGCGGCGCCGCCGAGGCCGGCGAGTTCGACGAGGTCGCCGACGAGCTGGAGCGCGCCTACCCCCACTTCGGCGACGCCGTCGAGCGGGTCGTCGTCGACCGCGGTGAGATCACGTTCTTCGTGCGGCGCGAGCACCTCCTGGAGGTCGCGCGGACCATGCGGGACGAGCCGTCCCTGCGCTTCGAGATGTGCTCGGGCGTGTCGGGCGTGCACTACCCGAAGGACGAGGGCGCCGAGCTGCACTCGGTCGTGCACCTGCTGTCGATCACGCACAACCGGCGCGTCCGGCTGGAAGTGACCTGCCCGGACGCCGACCCGCACGTCCCGTCGCTGGTGCCGGTCTACCCGACGAGCGACTGGCACGAGCGGGAGACCTACGACTTCTTCGGGATCGTCTACGACGGCCACCCGGCGCTCACGCGCATCGAGATGCCCGACGACTGGGTCGGCCATCCGCAGCGCAAGGACTACCCCCTCGGCGGTATTCCCGTCGAGTACCGCGGAGCGGAGATCCCCCCGCCCGACGAGCGGAGGTCGTACGTATGA
- a CDS encoding NADH-quinone oxidoreductase subunit D gives MSSTKYTEYDAYAAEEAASGAAGRSQGGATQGKVFDVNGQDWDQVVAGAEDLGDERLVVNMGPQHPSTHGVLRLILTLDGETVNEARVGIGYLHTGIEKNMEFRTWTQGTTFCTRMDYLAPIFNETAYCLSVEKLLGITEQVPERAQIIRVMMMELNRISSHLVAIATFGLELGATTVMLNGFVEREYTLDLFEEITGLRMNMAYVRPGGVAQDLPSGATSKIRDYLDRMPKRIQAMRKLMDSNPVYLARTQNIAYLDLTGCMALGITGPVLRSTGLPWDLRKSQPYCGYETYDFEVATQDTCDVYGRYLVRMDEMEESLKIVEQCLDRLQSVKGPVMIEDKKIGWPAQLAIGADGMGNSPRHIAHIMGTSMEALIHHFKLVTEGFRVPAGQAYAPIESPRGELGAHVVSDGGTRPYRVHFREPSFVNLQAAPAMAEGGMIADVIAAVASIDPVMGGVDR, from the coding sequence ATGAGTTCCACGAAGTACACCGAGTACGACGCCTACGCCGCGGAAGAGGCGGCATCGGGGGCGGCGGGGCGTAGCCAAGGGGGTGCGACACAGGGCAAGGTCTTCGACGTCAACGGGCAGGACTGGGACCAGGTCGTCGCCGGTGCGGAGGACCTCGGCGACGAGCGGCTCGTCGTCAACATGGGCCCGCAGCACCCGTCCACGCACGGGGTGCTCCGGCTCATCCTGACGCTCGACGGTGAGACGGTGAACGAGGCCCGGGTGGGCATCGGCTACCTGCACACCGGCATCGAGAAGAACATGGAGTTCCGCACCTGGACGCAGGGCACCACGTTCTGCACCCGGATGGACTACCTCGCGCCGATCTTCAACGAGACGGCGTACTGCCTGAGCGTGGAGAAGCTGCTCGGCATCACCGAGCAGGTCCCGGAGCGGGCCCAGATCATCCGCGTGATGATGATGGAGCTGAACCGGATCTCCTCGCACCTGGTCGCGATCGCCACGTTCGGCCTGGAGCTCGGCGCGACGACGGTGATGCTGAACGGCTTCGTCGAGCGCGAGTACACCCTCGACCTGTTCGAGGAGATCACCGGCCTGCGGATGAACATGGCCTACGTCCGCCCGGGCGGGGTCGCGCAGGACCTGCCGAGCGGCGCGACCAGCAAGATCCGCGACTACCTGGACCGGATGCCGAAGCGGATCCAGGCGATGCGCAAGCTGATGGACTCCAACCCGGTCTACCTGGCGCGCACCCAGAACATCGCGTACCTGGACCTGACCGGCTGCATGGCGCTCGGCATCACCGGCCCGGTGCTGCGCTCGACCGGCCTGCCGTGGGACCTGCGCAAGTCGCAGCCCTACTGCGGCTACGAGACCTACGACTTCGAGGTCGCGACGCAGGACACCTGCGACGTCTACGGCCGCTACCTCGTCCGGATGGACGAGATGGAGGAGTCGCTGAAGATCGTCGAGCAGTGCCTGGACCGGCTCCAGTCGGTCAAGGGCCCGGTGATGATCGAGGACAAGAAGATCGGCTGGCCGGCGCAGCTGGCGATCGGCGCGGACGGCATGGGCAACTCGCCCCGGCACATCGCGCACATCATGGGCACCTCGATGGAGGCCCTCATCCATCACTTCAAGCTGGTGACGGAGGGCTTCCGGGTGCCCGCCGGGCAGGCGTACGCGCCCATCGAGTCGCCGCGCGGCGAGCTCGGCGCCCACGTGGTCAGCGACGGCGGAACCCGCCCGTACCGCGTCCACTTCCGCGAGCCGTCCTTCGTCAACCTTCAGGCGGCCCCGGCGATGGCGGAGGGCGGCATGATCGCCGACGTCATCGCGGCAGTGGCCAGCATCGACCCGGTCATGGGGGGAGTGGACCGATGA
- the nuoE gene encoding NADH-quinone oxidoreductase subunit NuoE — translation MTYGPEVRERLERDAKEIIGRYPRPRSALLPMLHLVQSVEGHVTEDGIEFCAEQLGITPAQVTGVATFYTQYKHAPVGEYHVGVCINTLCAVMGGDQIWNELSEHAGVGHDEATPDGKVSLERIECNAACDFAPVMMVNWEFFDNMTPEKAKQLVDDLRSGKQVLPSRGPEGLATWKEASRVLAGFPDGRAGEGVQAGPESLRGLKLAQERGWEAPRTDVDRERPQEPVKAEEMGSPPQEPGKPAGGEAKPGSQEGRNK, via the coding sequence ATGACATACGGACCTGAGGTCCGCGAACGGCTGGAGCGCGACGCCAAGGAGATCATCGGCCGGTACCCCCGGCCGCGCTCGGCGCTGCTGCCGATGCTGCACCTGGTGCAGTCGGTGGAGGGACACGTCACCGAGGACGGGATCGAGTTCTGCGCGGAGCAGCTCGGCATCACCCCGGCGCAGGTGACGGGAGTCGCGACCTTCTACACGCAGTACAAGCACGCGCCGGTCGGCGAGTACCACGTCGGCGTGTGCATCAACACGCTGTGCGCGGTCATGGGCGGCGACCAGATCTGGAACGAGCTGAGCGAGCACGCCGGGGTCGGGCACGACGAGGCCACCCCGGACGGCAAGGTCAGCCTGGAGCGGATCGAGTGCAACGCGGCCTGCGACTTCGCGCCGGTGATGATGGTCAACTGGGAGTTCTTCGACAACATGACTCCCGAGAAGGCCAAGCAGCTGGTCGACGACCTGCGCTCGGGTAAGCAAGTGCTTCCTTCGCGCGGGCCGGAGGGCCTGGCCACCTGGAAGGAGGCGTCCCGCGTGCTCGCCGGGTTCCCGGACGGGCGCGCCGGCGAGGGCGTCCAGGCCGGGCCCGAGTCGCTGCGCGGCCTGAAGCTGGCGCAGGAGCGCGGCTGGGAGGCGCCCCGCACGGACGTCGACCGCGAGCGTCCGCAGGAGCCGGTGAAGGCCGAGGAGATGGGCTCGCCCCCGCAGGAGCCGGGCAAGCCGGCCGGCGGAGAGGCCAAGCCGGGATCGCAGGAGGGGCGGAACAAGTGA
- the nuoF gene encoding NADH-quinone oxidoreductase subunit NuoF, translating to MTTLTPILTKNWDRADSFTRAGYERDGGYEALRAAFRMEPDEIVQAVKDSGLRGRGGAGFPTGMKWGFLPPSSPNPRYLVVNADESEPGTCKDIPLMMANPHVLVEGVIISSYAIKSNLAFIYVRGEVLHVIRRLHQAVAEAYEAGYLGKDILGSGYDLDVVVHSGAGAYICGEETALLDSLEGFRGQPRLKPPFPAVAGLYGGPTVINNVESIASVPSIIANGPEWFASMGTEKSQGFGIFSLSGHVTRPGQYEAPLGITLRELLDMAGGIREGHRLKFWTPGGSSTPIFTDEHLDVPLDFESVGAAGSMLGTRALQIFDETTCVVRAVLRWSEFYAHESCGKCTPCREGTYWYKQMLKRLEAGQGSEEDLETLLDLSDNILGRSFCALGDGATSPVVSSIKLFRDEYLRHFELGACPFDPAKSTLWGGAK from the coding sequence GTGACCACGCTGACCCCCATCCTCACCAAGAACTGGGACCGGGCCGACTCGTTCACCCGGGCGGGCTACGAGCGCGACGGCGGCTACGAGGCGCTTCGCGCGGCGTTCCGCATGGAGCCGGACGAGATCGTGCAGGCGGTCAAGGACTCCGGCCTGCGCGGCCGCGGCGGCGCGGGCTTCCCCACCGGGATGAAGTGGGGCTTCCTGCCGCCGAGCAGCCCGAACCCGCGCTACCTCGTCGTCAACGCCGACGAGTCCGAGCCGGGCACGTGCAAGGACATCCCGCTGATGATGGCCAACCCGCACGTGCTCGTCGAGGGCGTGATCATCAGCTCGTACGCGATCAAGTCGAACCTCGCGTTCATCTACGTGCGCGGCGAGGTGCTGCACGTGATCCGCCGCCTGCACCAGGCGGTGGCGGAGGCGTACGAGGCCGGCTACCTCGGCAAGGACATCCTCGGCTCCGGCTACGACCTGGACGTGGTCGTGCACAGCGGCGCCGGGGCCTACATCTGCGGCGAGGAGACGGCGCTGCTGGACTCCCTCGAAGGGTTCCGCGGTCAGCCCAGGCTCAAGCCCCCCTTCCCGGCGGTCGCGGGCCTCTACGGCGGGCCCACCGTCATCAACAACGTCGAGTCGATCGCCTCGGTTCCCTCGATCATCGCCAACGGGCCGGAATGGTTCGCCTCGATGGGCACCGAGAAGTCCCAGGGCTTCGGGATCTTCTCGCTGTCCGGGCACGTCACGCGGCCCGGGCAGTACGAGGCGCCGCTCGGCATCACGCTGCGGGAACTGCTCGACATGGCGGGCGGGATCCGCGAGGGCCACCGGCTGAAGTTCTGGACGCCCGGCGGGTCGTCCACCCCGATCTTCACCGACGAGCACCTCGACGTGCCGCTGGACTTCGAGTCCGTCGGCGCCGCCGGGTCCATGCTCGGCACCCGGGCCCTGCAGATCTTCGACGAGACGACCTGCGTCGTCCGCGCCGTGCTGCGCTGGTCGGAGTTCTACGCGCACGAGTCGTGCGGCAAGTGCACGCCGTGCCGCGAGGGCACCTACTGGTACAAGCAGATGCTCAAGCGGCTGGAGGCGGGCCAGGGCTCCGAGGAGGACCTGGAGACCCTGCTGGACCTGTCCGACAACATCCTGGGCCGATCGTTCTGCGCCCTCGGCGACGGCGCCACGAGCCCGGTCGTCTCGTCCATCAAGCTGTTCCGGGACGAGTACCTCCGGCACTTCGAGCTCGGCGCCTGCCCGTTCGACCCGGCCAAGTCGACCCTCTGGGGAGGTGCCAAGTGA